Proteins co-encoded in one Deinococcus seoulensis genomic window:
- a CDS encoding DMT family transporter, with translation MNPDAESCPAPAPPRTPDHPRITPPARPAVTATLTPATRASRPLRGAALLAGALLLFACLDATVKHLTAEYPVPLVASVRYAVQLLLMTALLAPSRGRSMLVTQRPWLVAARSMTLVLLTLLMNSALQRLPLAEATALSFAAPLLVVLLAQPLLRERVGWLRGAGVLAGFAGVLLIARPGGNLDPLGVTLALLAACSNAAYQLLSRVLGGTERPVNLLYSSALIGTLCFGLMLPWFLHGPPLTPLRAALFLSLGVTGGVGHLLFTLAFREAPASFLAPISYLQLVWAALLGLLIFGHVPDPLALTGMAVLLAAGVGVAAFGGRRQER, from the coding sequence GTGAACCCAGATGCCGAGTCCTGCCCCGCGCCCGCCCCGCCCCGCACGCCCGACCACCCCCGGATCACCCCACCTGCGCGGCCCGCTGTGACGGCCACCCTGACGCCCGCCACGCGCGCCTCCCGGCCCCTGCGCGGCGCGGCGCTGCTGGCGGGCGCGCTGCTGCTGTTCGCGTGCCTGGACGCCACGGTCAAGCACCTGACCGCCGAGTACCCGGTGCCGCTGGTCGCCAGCGTCCGGTACGCGGTGCAGCTGCTGCTGATGACGGCCCTGCTGGCACCGTCACGCGGGCGGTCCATGCTGGTCACGCAGCGCCCCTGGCTGGTCGCGGCCCGCTCCATGACGCTGGTGCTGCTGACCCTGCTGATGAACTCCGCGCTGCAACGCCTGCCGCTGGCCGAGGCGACCGCCCTGTCGTTCGCGGCGCCGCTGCTGGTCGTCCTGCTGGCCCAGCCGCTGCTGCGCGAACGGGTCGGGTGGCTGCGCGGCGCGGGCGTCCTGGCGGGCTTCGCGGGCGTGCTGCTGATCGCACGGCCCGGCGGGAACCTCGACCCGCTGGGCGTGACGCTGGCGCTGCTGGCCGCCTGCTCGAACGCCGCGTACCAGCTGCTGTCGCGGGTGCTGGGCGGCACGGAACGCCCCGTGAACCTGCTGTACTCCAGCGCCCTGATCGGCACGCTGTGCTTCGGGCTGATGCTGCCGTGGTTCCTGCACGGCCCGCCCCTGACACCCCTGCGCGCCGCACTGTTCCTGAGCCTGGGCGTGACGGGCGGCGTGGGGCACCTGCTGTTCACGCTGGCGTTCCGCGAGGCGCCCGCCTCGTTCCTGGCGCCCATCTCGTACCTGCAACTCGTGTGGGCGGCGCTGCTGGGCCTGCTGATCTTCGGTCACGTGCCCGACCCGCTGGCCCTGACCGGCATGGCGGTGCTGCTCGCGGCGGGCGTGGGCGTGGCCGCCTTCGGAGGGCGCAGGCAGGAGCGGTAG
- a CDS encoding MDR family MFS transporter, with protein sequence MTHAQQAPEGRIDYAETLDFPTKRLILIGTLLGLFLSALDQTIVSTALPRITQELEGLSLYSWVTTAYLLASTAMVPIYGKLSDIYGRKPVLMFGIVVFLLGSALCGMAGEPFLNNVFGSGMMQLVVFRGIQGFGAAALTSVAFAIIADIFAPAERGKYQGLFGAVFGLSSVIGPLLGGFLTDNVSWRWVFYVNLPIGLVALAFIFTKMPRLASGLKPKIDYLGALLIIVFSVPLLLALTFGADGTYAWTSPTVLGLFATSVVSLILFLFVESRHESPILPLSLFKNPTFAWGVLARFFIGAAFLGAILFLSLYLVNVQGVSATAAGTATIPLTMGLIAGAIGSGQLASRLGYYKTMIIIGLLLMMGGFGLLSTLSADTPYLRVVLYMVVLGLGLGPALPLFNLAIQNAVKPWEIGVATSSGQFFQQFGSVIGTAVFGAILTAMLPTQISRQLEPVKADAPPAIRAQLDALSGGTGGASESRSPQASFDAAAVKATTADGIRKGFDGVLTAVTGAVNTGNIAAVQAVATNPQFPAELGTQLKNIPAEAIATPQGREAVIAQIKAGLDTAQADAITQADTTLDKVGRAIKVAFATTVSRIYLVSILVAFLALLAALPMPNLRLPRKGEGKGESGGLASLEG encoded by the coding sequence ATGACCCACGCCCAGCAGGCCCCAGAGGGCCGCATCGATTACGCCGAGACGCTGGACTTCCCGACCAAGCGCCTGATCCTGATCGGGACGCTGCTCGGCCTGTTCCTCAGCGCCCTCGACCAGACCATCGTCTCGACCGCGCTGCCGCGCATCACCCAGGAACTCGAGGGACTGTCCCTGTACTCCTGGGTGACGACCGCCTACCTGCTCGCCAGCACCGCCATGGTGCCCATCTACGGGAAACTCTCGGACATCTACGGCCGCAAGCCCGTGCTGATGTTCGGGATCGTGGTGTTCCTGCTGGGCAGCGCCCTGTGCGGCATGGCCGGCGAACCGTTCCTGAACAACGTGTTCGGCAGCGGCATGATGCAACTCGTGGTCTTCCGCGGCATTCAGGGCTTCGGCGCGGCCGCCCTGACCAGCGTGGCGTTCGCGATCATCGCTGACATCTTCGCGCCCGCCGAGCGCGGCAAGTACCAGGGTCTGTTCGGCGCGGTCTTCGGCCTGAGCAGCGTGATCGGGCCGCTGCTGGGCGGCTTCCTGACCGACAACGTCTCGTGGCGCTGGGTGTTCTACGTGAACCTGCCCATCGGTCTGGTGGCGCTGGCGTTCATCTTCACGAAGATGCCCCGACTCGCCAGCGGCCTGAAACCCAAGATCGACTACCTGGGCGCGCTGCTGATCATCGTGTTCAGCGTGCCGCTGCTGCTGGCCCTGACCTTCGGCGCGGACGGCACGTACGCCTGGACCAGCCCCACCGTGCTGGGTCTGTTCGCCACCAGCGTCGTGTCCCTGATCCTGTTCCTGTTCGTCGAGTCCCGCCACGAGAGCCCCATCCTGCCGCTGAGCCTGTTCAAGAACCCTACCTTCGCGTGGGGCGTCCTGGCCCGCTTCTTCATCGGCGCGGCGTTCCTGGGCGCGATCCTGTTCCTGAGCCTGTACCTCGTGAACGTGCAGGGCGTGTCCGCCACGGCCGCCGGGACCGCCACGATCCCCCTGACCATGGGCCTGATCGCCGGCGCGATCGGCAGCGGCCAGCTGGCCTCCCGCCTGGGGTACTACAAGACCATGATCATCATCGGCCTGCTGCTGATGATGGGCGGCTTCGGGCTGCTCAGCACCCTGAGCGCCGACACGCCGTACCTGCGCGTGGTGCTGTACATGGTCGTGCTGGGCCTGGGCCTGGGTCCCGCCCTGCCGCTGTTCAACCTCGCCATCCAGAACGCCGTGAAACCCTGGGAGATCGGCGTGGCCACCAGCAGCGGGCAGTTCTTCCAGCAGTTCGGGAGTGTCATCGGGACCGCCGTGTTCGGCGCGATCCTGACCGCCATGCTGCCCACGCAGATCAGCCGGCAGCTGGAACCCGTCAAGGCCGACGCGCCCCCCGCCATCCGCGCGCAACTCGACGCCCTGAGCGGCGGCACCGGCGGCGCCAGCGAGAGCCGCAGCCCGCAGGCCAGCTTCGACGCGGCCGCCGTGAAGGCCACCACCGCCGACGGCATCCGCAAGGGCTTCGACGGCGTGCTGACCGCCGTGACCGGCGCCGTGAACACCGGCAACATCGCCGCCGTGCAGGCCGTCGCCACCAACCCGCAGTTCCCGGCCGAGCTGGGCACCCAGCTGAAGAACATTCCCGCCGAGGCCATCGCCACCCCGCAGGGCCGCGAGGCGGTCATCGCGCAGATCAAGGCGGGCCTGGACACCGCGCAGGCCGACGCGATCACGCAGGCCGACACCACCCTGGACAAGGTGGGCCGCGCCATCAAGGTCGCGTTCGCCACGACCGTCAGCCGCATCTACCTCGTGAGCATCCTCGTGGCGTTCCTGGCGCTGCTGGCCGCGCTGCCCATGCCGAACCTGCGCCTGCCCCGCAAGGGCGAGGGCAAGGGCGAATCCGGCGGCCTCGCCTCGCTGGAAGGCTGA
- a CDS encoding MarR family winged helix-turn-helix transcriptional regulator, with amino-acid sequence MNQNPTNDPAAAAAAQRLGEQMKGLHRYVSGQLMRAMQDQLQGDDMSFSQMTALHQLRAHAALSIGGLADLTGLSLPAASHLIDRLVQRGFVERRENPDDRRAKLLALTGDGHAFLDSMDRRFNETYQQVFGRVSRHVIEAAADNVAAVMAELHAQDARHASPCARTSPSPENPE; translated from the coding sequence ATGAACCAGAACCCCACCAACGACCCGGCCGCCGCCGCCGCCGCCCAGCGCCTGGGCGAGCAGATGAAAGGCCTGCACCGCTACGTGTCCGGACAGCTGATGCGCGCCATGCAGGACCAGTTGCAGGGCGACGACATGAGCTTCTCGCAGATGACGGCCCTGCATCAGCTGCGCGCCCACGCCGCCCTGAGCATCGGCGGACTGGCCGACCTGACCGGCCTGAGCCTCCCGGCCGCCAGTCACCTGATCGACCGCCTCGTGCAGCGCGGGTTCGTCGAACGCCGCGAGAACCCGGACGACCGCCGCGCCAAACTGCTGGCCCTCACAGGAGACGGGCACGCCTTCCTGGACAGCATGGACCGCCGCTTCAACGAGACGTACCAGCAGGTGTTCGGACGCGTCAGCCGCCACGTGATCGAAGCGGCCGCCGACAACGTGGCCGCCGTCATGGCCGAACTGCACGCCCAGGACGCCCGGCACGCGTCCCCCTGCGCCCGCACCTCACCTTCCCCGGAGAACCCCGAATGA
- a CDS encoding oligogalacturonate lyase family protein, with protein MAKGDTVQLDVHEFRDPDTGAPVTRLTPPDVVCHRNYFYQKCFTADGNGLLFGAGLGSRTPGEWNTFLLDLPGRTARQLTEGPGDNTFGCFLSPDDRSAFVMRGGRDLLRVNLRTLREDVVYSVPDGYVGYGTWVANSACTRMVGIEVVDGDLLPLTSWAGFHEQFLRPPRCRLIVIDLSSGERRVIREERRWLGHPIYRPHHDQTVAYCHEGPHDLIDARMWLIDEDGRNNRQVKEQEPGESCTHEFWVPDGSRLIYVSYRRGQQDRFICAADPVTLRNEVLMTMPPCSHLMSNERGTLLVGDGSGTPADVADPGEHQVQNDPFLYLFDLEGRQTTRLAGHHSSWEVRYGSRQVTHPHPSFTPDERQVLFTSDMHGEPALYLVDLPGT; from the coding sequence ATGGCCAAAGGCGACACCGTCCAGCTGGACGTTCATGAATTCCGCGACCCGGACACCGGCGCGCCCGTCACGCGCCTGACCCCGCCGGACGTGGTCTGCCACCGCAACTACTTCTACCAGAAGTGCTTTACCGCCGACGGGAACGGCCTGCTGTTCGGCGCGGGCCTGGGCAGCCGCACTCCTGGCGAGTGGAACACCTTCCTGCTGGACCTGCCCGGCCGCACGGCGCGGCAACTGACCGAGGGGCCGGGCGACAACACCTTCGGGTGTTTCCTGTCCCCGGACGACCGGTCCGCGTTCGTGATGCGCGGCGGGCGCGACCTGCTGCGCGTGAACCTGCGGACCCTGCGCGAGGACGTGGTGTACAGCGTGCCGGACGGGTACGTGGGGTACGGCACCTGGGTCGCGAACAGCGCCTGCACCCGCATGGTCGGGATCGAGGTCGTGGACGGCGACCTGCTGCCCCTGACCAGCTGGGCCGGATTTCACGAGCAGTTCCTGCGGCCCCCCCGCTGCCGCCTGATCGTGATCGACCTGAGCAGCGGCGAGCGGCGCGTGATCCGCGAGGAACGCCGCTGGCTGGGCCACCCCATCTACCGCCCGCACCACGACCAGACCGTCGCGTACTGCCACGAGGGACCGCACGACCTGATCGACGCCCGCATGTGGCTGATCGACGAGGACGGCCGGAACAACCGGCAGGTGAAGGAGCAGGAGCCCGGCGAGAGCTGCACGCACGAGTTCTGGGTGCCGGACGGTTCCCGCCTGATCTACGTGTCGTACCGGCGCGGCCAGCAGGACCGGTTCATCTGCGCGGCCGACCCGGTCACGCTGCGCAACGAGGTCCTGATGACCATGCCGCCCTGCTCGCACCTGATGAGCAACGAACGCGGCACGCTCCTGGTCGGGGACGGGTCCGGCACGCCCGCCGACGTGGCCGACCCCGGCGAGCACCAGGTGCAGAACGACCCGTTCCTGTACCTGTTCGACCTGGAGGGCCGTCAGACCACCCGCCTGGCCGGGCATCACAGTTCCTGGGAGGTGCGGTACGGCAGCCGTCAGGTGACGCACCCGCACCCGTCGTTCACGCCGGACGAACGGCAGGTGCTGTTCACCAGCGACATGCACGGCGAACCGGCGCTGTACCTCGTGGACCTGCCCGGCACGTAG